In Labilibaculum sp. DW002, the genomic window ACAATTCGAAGCACTTTACGCATACAACAGACAAAAATGGGTACTGGAATCGCAAGTTAGATTTCCTTTTTACCAATGGAGCATTTATTCCAAACAGTGGCACAACACTCCAACAGTGGATGCAAGTGTCTGACCATGCTCCGATTATAGTAGAATTTAACACAAAACAATAGAGTTTTTCATGTTCTAAAAGTATGATTAAGAACATTTTTTAAACTTTCCCTAAGTGATAAAAAGGCCTTATTTTTAGGCTCTAATTTTAAAACAGTTACATTAACAGTTACAGTTATGGCAGATAATAAACTTTTTAGTGACTTTGCTCCTCAATCAACTCAAGAGTGGATTGACAAAATCACTAAAGATCTTAAAGGGGCTGACTACGATAGAAAGTTAGTTTGGAGAACGAATGAAGGATTCAATGTACAGCCTTTCTACAGACTGGAGAACATGGATGACAAAGCCTTCATGAATACTTATCCTGGAGATTTTCCATATGTTCGTGGAAACAAGAAGGATAACAATGATTGGTTAGTTCGCCAGGATATTATTGTTGAAGATGTAAAAGCAGCTAACGAAAAAGCGTTGGACATCTTAAACAAAGGTATCGATTCAGTAGGATTCGTTCTTAACTGGAAATCTATCAGCAAAGAAGAATTAGCTACTTTATTAGAAGGTATCTATATGGATTGTGTTGAGATTAACTTCGAAAAGACACATTCTTCTGTTGAGCTTCTTCAAAACCTACAAGCATTAGCTACTGAAAAAGGTATTGCTTTAGACAAGGTTCAAGGTGGTGTTGCTATCGATGTTATTAAAGGGTTCAGTACAGTAGGTAACTATTGTGGAACTGAAGAGAGCGCTTTCGCATATGTGAAAGAAGCTGTTGAAGCTGCTAAGGCTCTTCCTAACTACAAAGTTATTGCAGTTACAGGTAGTGTATTCAACAACTCCGGATCTTCAATTGTTGAAGAATTAGGTTTCTCTTTAGCATCGGGTGCTGAGTATTTAGGAAAAATGATCGAAGCTGGTCTTTCAGTGGACGAAGTTGCTCCTAAAATGCGTTTCAACTTTGCAACAAGCTCTAAGTATTTCATGGAGATTGCTAAGTTAAGAGCTGGTCGTATGCTATGGGCAAACATCGTTAAAGCATTTGGTGCTTCAAACGAAACTGTTTGTAAAATGTTTGTACATGGTGAAACTTCAGAGTGGAACAAGTCTGTTTATGATCCTTATGTGAACATGTTGCGTACTCAAACTGAATCTATGTCTGCTGTTTTAGGTGGTTTGGATTCATTCACAGTGAAACCTTTCGATTCTGTTTATGCTGAATCTTCAGTATTCTCCGAAAGAATTGCTCGTAACCAACAATTATTATTAAAAGAAGAATCGCACTTGGGTAAGATTGCTGACCCTGCTGCTGGTTCATACTATATTGAGTCATTAACTGA contains:
- a CDS encoding methylmalonyl-CoA mutase family protein, which encodes MADNKLFSDFAPQSTQEWIDKITKDLKGADYDRKLVWRTNEGFNVQPFYRLENMDDKAFMNTYPGDFPYVRGNKKDNNDWLVRQDIIVEDVKAANEKALDILNKGIDSVGFVLNWKSISKEELATLLEGIYMDCVEINFEKTHSSVELLQNLQALATEKGIALDKVQGGVAIDVIKGFSTVGNYCGTEESAFAYVKEAVEAAKALPNYKVIAVTGSVFNNSGSSIVEELGFSLASGAEYLGKMIEAGLSVDEVAPKMRFNFATSSKYFMEIAKLRAGRMLWANIVKAFGASNETVCKMFVHGETSEWNKSVYDPYVNMLRTQTESMSAVLGGLDSFTVKPFDSVYAESSVFSERIARNQQLLLKEESHLGKIADPAAGSYYIESLTESIADEAWKLFLAVEDKGGYLAAFKAGFIQETIKATAQKRDLAIATRKENFLGTNQFPNFGEVLETIPEATLSPEDKTADNAVCETLKPYRGAQAFETLRNKTDIYAKENGRPKVMMFPIGNLNMRKARAQFACNFFACAGFDVEDHNGFTSVEEGVKFVTEKNAKIVVICSSDDEYATIAPELFEALKGSATLVVAGAPACADELKAKGIENFVNVKSNVLETLKAYQANLGI